The following DNA comes from Pirellulales bacterium.
GAGCAGCGCTCAACCTGGCCCGTAACGCTCTCGCTCGACAACCATCAACTGTCGATTTGGGGAGTGGCCTCCGCGGTGGGAATTACCCTCGTGATTTACTCCCTGACCCTGATTTACGAACACCTCAAAGATGCCGCCGTGAATTCGCTCCTGATCGCCAACCGCACCAAGAGCGAATTCCTGGCCAACATGAGTCACGAAATCCGCACTCCCCTCACCGCCATTTTGGGATACACCGACTTGTTGATCGAGCAAGACGCCGAGGAAGGGCAAGACTCCGCTTGCCGCGCCGAAAAAATGGCCACCATCAAATGCGCGGGCGAACACTTGCTCACCGTCGTCAACGACATCCTCGACCTCTCGAAAATCGAAGCCGGAAAAGTGCAGGTCGAAGAGGTGGAATGCGATCTGCCAAATCTGCTGTCCGAAGTCGATTCACTCATGCGTCCGCGGGCCATTGGCAAAGGCCTGGCCTTTGAAGTTCGCCTAACCACCGCGGTCCCCTGTCGAATCCGCACCGATCCTACTCGCTTGCGCCAGATTTTGCTAAACCTGGCAGGCAATGCCGTCAAATTCACCGAGCATGGCTATGTGGAAATTACGACTGCCGTCGCCGGTCAGGGGGCCGAGGCGCTGCTGCACATCGATATTCGCGATACTGGACTGGGAATGACGCCGGAACAAACGTCGTGGTTGTTCACGCCGTTCAATCAAGCTGACAACAGCGTGACTCGTCGCTTTGGCGGCACCGGGCTGGGTTTGGCCATTTGCCGACGACTGGCGCAATTGATGGGCGGGATGATCGCTCTGCAGCACACCTTGCCGGGCGTAGGTTCGGTATTTCGTGTCGAATTGCCTCTCCGCGCCGCGCCCGACGCACCCTGGACCGCCGCCTTGAAGCACATCCAGACTTTAGCAGCCGTGCCTCTGGCTCCGCATCGTCTTCAGGGACGTGTGCTGCTGGCAGAAGATGGTCCCGACAACCAACTGCTCATCGCCTTTTATCTGCGTAAGGCCGGCATGGATATCGAGTTTGCCAACAATGGACGTGTCGCATTGGAAATGCTGGAAAGGACCGAGTCGGGCTTGCCCGGCGTGCCGCGGTACGACCTGCTCTTGACCGACATCCAAATGCCGGAAATGGACGGTTACACTTTGGCCCGCATTCTGCGCAAACGCGGCAGTGCCATCCCCATTATCGCCTTGACTGCGCATGCCATGGAAGAGGACCGGAAAAAGTGCCTCGAGGCCGGCTGCGACGACTTCCTTACCAAACCGGTCAACAAAATCCAATTGCTCTCGATGTGCACCCATTGGATCGGCTGCAAAAGCAATGCGGCCAAAAACCGCCAGCCGGTCAATTGAATCTTCGACCGACGCCGATTTATTGCCCTTCCGGCGCGGCCAAACTGTTCACATACACTTCTAAATTCGTGTAGCCGCTCGCAGTCAGTTTGTCTCCGTCCGCCGCGTCATTGGGGTTCAGGCCGTGGGCGGTTTCCCAGGCATCGGGAATCCCATCGCCGTCGGAATCTTTGGGCGCGGAACCCCCGCTTAGTTCGCCATAACCGTTGCCCCCAAAGTCCGCCGCCAAATCGGTCTGGCTGTTCAACAGCTTCCCCGTTTTCGTGGTCAGTGTTTGAATCAGATACTTATCCACCGCGTCGCGATGCAGCGAGCAACCCACGCCCGCCACAATTTTCTCGTAGGCTCTCTCCGGCGTATCGACCGTCACCGCCGCCGGCGGCCGGGCCCAATCTTCTTTCAACGTCGTGACTACGGTCGGTATTTCCAGCGGCTGCCCGTCGAGCACATTTCCCTCGGCAAACACCTGGTCGTTGCTGTTGGCCTGATACCACGGGGCGTGATTGCCGCTCGCCGGCCCGCGAATGAAATTGTTATTGATCAGCTCGTGATAACTCACCCCCGCCGAATGCGCCAGATCGTAACCCCCCACGTTCCAATCGTACACCACGTTATTGATGAACTGCACTTTGCCCTTGCTCTTGGGATTGCGGCCGTGATTGCTGATCCACAGGTCGTGGCTGAACGTCACGCCGTCGCTTTCGCACAAGCAGCCAAACCGCTGCGGCGCAATGCCCGGACCAATAATGCAATTCTGCATCGTGATGTTCGCGCTTTCGGTCATGCCGATCGTGTCCCAACGGCCGTACTGGATCGACACATGGTCGAAAATCATGTCCTGCCCCTGATGAATGTCAACGGCGCACTTTTTGTCTTGCTTCGGCGTCTCGCCCTGACGGAAACGCAAATACCGGACAATGATATTGTGCGCTCCAGAGAACGACACCTCATAATTCTTCGTGCCAATGCCATCGCCGGGCGCCGTTTGCCCGGCAATGGTAATGTTGCTGGCCACGGGCAATACCGATTCCAACGCCACATACCCGCCCACGTCGAACACGACAATCCGATTCTGTTTGCTTACGGCCTCGCGCAACGAGCCCGGGCCGGAATCGTTCAGATTAGTGACATGCACCACGCTGCCACCCCGCCCGCCGATTGCCAGTGCGCCGAACCCTTCCGCCCCCGGAAAGGCCAAAATCGGCTTGCCATTGCCCGCGCTTTCCCTGGTCTTGGTTTCGCCCGGCTTGTTTTCGTCGATGGCCACGCGAAATAATCCCGCGCCATGAAAAGGAATCGTCGCTACAAATTTGTCACGAAAAGTGCCCAGCGCCGTATGCCGCCATAAATCGCGCACCTGGCACGGACCGGAAAAGCCCAGCCTCATTAAATCGACGCCGATTTCCTGCCCCGTTGAATCCGCCCCTTCTTTGGCATCCTGCGCGTTAAACAGCGCCAAATATTTGTCGCCGCTCTCGGGCACATCGGCCACCCAAGCGATTAAATCGTCATTGCGAAACAGCTCGCGCCCCCCCGTGCTGTGCTGATCGACCGCGATCACCTCATCGTTCGTCAGCAGCGACAGCGTGAAATCATCGTTCTCGGGCAGATTCGAGCCAATGATTAGCGGCGACCGGCAGATCGACCACAGCGTCATCACCGTGGTTTCTTCGTCATGTGTGAAATGCGTTCCGGCGTTGCGTTGCCCCACGCGCACCTGGCCGAACGGCAGCATATCAGCGTCGGGCCAGTGTCCTGGCCCGGCGTACTGCGCCCAGTTTTTGCAGCGCTGGAATTGCTCTTTCAGCGATTTCCAGTTGTCCCAAAAATCGTCGCTGATCCGCCACATGTTCGCGTGCGTGACAACATGATCTGCCTCTGAGAGCAGTGTTTCGCCCGGCGATGTACTAAGCACGATGGGCCGGCCCGTATTGTCGATGGCTTTGCGAATCGCTTCAATCTCCGGCTTGTTTTGGTCGTACGGCCGACTGAGATCGTCCACCTTCACAAAATCGACATCCCACGACGCAATCAGCTTGAACACCGAATTGTAATACTCCTGTGCGCCGGGTTTCGTCATGTCGACACCCCACATGTCGCCGTTCCATTTACAAGGATGTTCTTTGTCGGCGATATCGGCGGCGTGGTAGTCGGTGCCCAAAATCGGCGTGTTGGCCTCGACCGCCTGCCGCGGAATGCCCCGCAACAAATGAATGCCGAACTTCAAGCCCTTGCCGTGCACGTAATCGGCCAGTGGCTTGAACCCCACCCCGTCGGCCGCCGACGGAAAGCGATTGGGCGCCGGCAACAACCGCCCGTACTCGTCCATTTCCAGCTTTGCATTTTTGCGATAGTTAAAACCCTTGGCCTGCGGCTCGTACCACTGAATGTCGACCACCACGTACTGCCAGCCGTGCGCAGCCAGCTTGTCGGCCATGTAATCGGCGTTTTCCTTGGTTTCGTCTTCCGTCACCGCTGCGCCGTAGCAATCCCAACTGTTCCAACCCATCGGCGGCGTTTGCGCCCATTGGTGAAAGGGCAGGGCAGGGGCCGCAGTTTCCTCGCCCCTAGCAGCGAAGCAACTGACTATCGCTGCCAAAATCAAAACCAACCAAAGATTTTTAGTCTTCGCATAATAATCGCTTTGGATTTCTCGGACTTGCGCAGATGGAACCGTTGGGGTGCGTTTCATTGGGATCGACTTTCTTTCCTTCGCGTCCTCTGCGTCCTTCGCGGTTCAAAATTCCATCGCTGTGCTACCGTGCGATTGTAAACTTACTTGCCCTCCGCCTGCCCATACGTTGCCGCAGCGCCATGTTTACGCAGGAAATGCTTGTCCAGCAACGTTTGCGAAATCGCCTTAGCTTTGGCGTTGATTTGATACGCCTCCACCTGCATGCCGGCCACGTATTCCAGCGCGATGGCGTTTTCCAGCGCATTTTGCAGTGTGCTGCCCCATACAAACGGCGCATGGCTGGCCACCAGCACCGCCGGCACTTCGTCAGGATTGATCCCGCCCTTGAGAAACCGCTCCGCAATCACTTTGCCCGTGTTCAATTCGTAATCAGTTTTGATTTCCTCGGCCGTCAATTCCCGCGTCACCGGCACCGTGCCGTAAAAATGATCGGCATGCGTGGTGCCTAAGCACGGAATTTCCACGCAGGCCTGCGCGTACGCCGTGGCATGAAACGAATGCGTATGCACAATCCCGCCGATGTTGCCGAACTCGCGGTACAATTCCAGATGCGTTTGCGTATCCGATGAAGGCCGCTTCGTCCCTTCGATCACTTTCCCGCGGGCCAGCGACACAATAACAATGTCCTCGGGCTTTAACTTGTCGTAATCCACGCCCGAAGGTTTAATCGCCATCACGCCGCGGCCACCATCGGCTTTGCGATCCACCCCGCTGGCATTGCCCCAAGTGAGCACCACCAGGCCCGACTTCACCAGCGCCACATTCACATTCAGCACAGCGCGTTTCAAATCATCGTATGCCATACATAAAGCCGTCCCGGCGCGCCGGGATTGGTCGCTCTCGAATCACCAACAAATGTTGAAGCCCCTCGTTTCGCGTGTTCAACGGCGTCCCGTTTAGCCGCGACGCGGAGTCTGCGGAGCGGAGTCTGCGGAGCGGAGCGCGCCCGAACTTCAGCCCCGCTTCGCCGCATCGCGAATCGCCAGCAGTTCCTTCATCATATCACCCAGCGCGTCGCTGTGCCCGGAAACGCCGAACGAATCGTGCAACCGCCGATACAGCCTATACAGCTTGTTGTAAACCGCCACGGCTTCCGGCTGCGGCGTAAACGTCCGGTCGGCCGGGCTGGCCATTGCAGTAATGGCCTCGGCGAAATGGTCAAATCCGCCCGCTTTCTTCCCAGCGACCACGGCCCCGGCAATGGCTGACCCCAAGGCGCAAGTTTGCTGGCTGCGTGTGACTGACAGGGGCCGCCCCATGGCGTCGGCGTAAATTTGCATCGCCACCGGATTTTTCGCCGCAATGCCCCCGCCGTTCACGATCCGCTTCGCCGGGCAGCCGTATTCTTCATAGCGCTCCATAATCACTCGGGCGCCAAACGCCGTGGCTTCGATCAGTGCCCGATAAATTTCCGCCGGGCTGGAATGCAGCGTGAGCCCAACAATCAATCCCGTCAATCGCTGATCGACCAGCACCGTGCGGTTGCCGTTGTGCCAATCGAGCACCAGTAAGCCCGACTCACCCGGCCGCAGCGCCGCCGCCGCTTTGGACAGCTTGGCGTGATCTGCCCCGGTCGTGCCCCCCGGCTGCAGCACGTTCACAAACCAATTGAAAATGTCCCCCACCGCCGATTGCCCCGCCTCCAACCCGTAATAGCCCGGCAACACTGAGCCGTCGACAATGCCGCAAATGCCTGGCACATCGGCAATTTTTTCGCTGGTGGGCACAATCGCCAAATCGCAGGTGGACGTGCCCATGATTTTCACGAGCGTGCCCGGCGCAATGCCCGAGCCGACGGCGCCCAAATGCACGTCGAACGCGCCCACGGCCACGGGAATACCGGCTTTCAAACCGAGCCGGTCGGCCCACGTTTCCGACAGCGCGCCCGCCGCATCGGCCACGGTGTAAACTTTCTCCGGCAGCGATTTGCGAACTTTCTCCAACCGCGGATCGAGCGCTTTCAAAAACTCGACATCGGGATAGCCACCCCAACGGGCGTTGAAAAACGCTTTATGCCCGGCGGCGCACACTCCGCGTTTCACTTTCGCCGGCGCAAGCGTCCCGCACAGCATGGCCGGAATCCAATCGGCAATTTCCACCCAACTGGCCGCCGCATCAAACACCGCCGGCGCAACTCGGGCACAGTGCAAAATTTTCGCCCAGAACCATTCCGACGAATACCGATTTCCGATTTTCGCCAGATATTCCGGATGCTTTTTCCCGCCGACGCTGGTAATTTCTTCCGCCTCGGCGTGCGAAGTGTGATCTTTCCATAGCCACGCCAGTGCAGCAGGATCGTTTTCAAATTTCTTGTCGTAGACCAGCGGCATGCCTTGCGCATCAACCGGCAACGGTGTGCTGCCCGTGGTGTCGACCCCAATGCCAATAATTTCTTCCGGCTTGACGCCTTTCTTTTCGCGCCCTTCTTTCAGCACGCCTTTGACGGCCGCTTCAGCTCCAACTTCGTAATCGCGCGGGTGCTGCCGGGCCAAATTCGGATCGCGGTCGTTAATGATCACGCCCCCCGTGCCGTGCGGATAATCGAACACGCTGGCCGCGACTTCTTCGCCCGCCGTGCTCACCAGCACCGCCCTCACCGAGCCGGTGCCGTAATCCAGTCCGATGGTATAGTGAGGCATATTCAAACTCACTTGGGTTCCCAAATTTGGATGGGGTTATCTTCAGGATCGCTCAACCGAGCAAAACGACCGTTAGGATATTCCTCCTGATCAACTTCTACATCGATTCCCGCTGCCCGCAGTTGGGCAATCATAGCGTCTAAATTTTGCACGCGAAAGTTGATCATCCACGACTGTTTTGCGTTTCCAAAATATTTTGTATCTAAGGGAAACGGCGCGAATACAGTCTCTCCCGCCTCTTGCTGCCAGGCAGGTTGGCCGTAACTTGTGGGCACAGGCAAGATGCCAAAATGCTTCAAGTACCACTGACTTAGCGCATCGGGATCAGTGGCTCGAAAGAAGAATCCGCCGATTCCCAATGCTCTTTCCATAATCGCGATTAGCCCTAAGCGTGTCGATACACATCCCATTTCAAGTACGTGGTCAGCGCGTCGTACACCGCTTCGCCGACAGAAACTTTCGTGGCCGCCACGTGATGTTCGAAACCGTTGCGGCAAATAAACTGCAGCAATTCTTGCAAGCGTTCCACGCGGAAGGTGCCGTAGCCGCCAAAGCTGTTCAGTTTGTCGTCGGTGAATTGCCCCTCGCCCACGTAAGCCCGCATTTTGCCGGTCAAATCGTCGGTCGAAACCCGGCAATACGTGAACGGACCCGGCGCAATTTTTCCGACAATCGTGCCAAATGTGTTTTCTTTGCCGACCGTGCCCGCGATGATTTCCTGATAATCCATCTTCTGGCTGCTGAAAAAATCCTTGGGCAAGTTGGAGCAGTGAAACACCACGCCCATGTTCGGATCGGTGCCGAAATTATTGTTCCAATCGAGCAGCGCAGCCGGCTTGCCGGCAGCCGCCGTTAGCGCCAGCATGCCTATCAAACCCGTAATGTCCGTCTCGCACGCGCTGGGAATCAGGCTGTTCGATGACATGCTCATAATCGTGCATGGCACCACGCCGTAAAACTCCTCCAGGGCGGTCCAGCACTGAATGGCCGTGCCGATCAGCTTTTGCTCGTTCGACCACCGTTCAATCACTACCCCTAGCTTGGCCATTTTCACCAGCGGCCCTTCCGGGACGTTGGCGGTATTGGTGTACGCTTTGATGGCCGCCATTTTTTCTTTCACCGCCGCGTCATCGTCGGCTAATTTGCGGGTCCAGCCCAGCACTTCGGACAAATCGAGCGTTTCACATGTAATGCCGTAGTGCTCCAGAATCTTTTCGCTGTAGCGAACTGTGTTGAACGCCCCGGGCCGCGCTCCGATGGCCCCCACGCGCGCGTTTTTGAACTTTTTCACCACCCGGCACGTGGCCGTGAAGCGTCGCACGTCGTCGGCAAACTCCGGCCGTACCGGATCGATCGTGTGCAGGCCGGTCAGCGAATACGGAATGTTGTACTGCCTCAAATTGTTGCAGGCCGACATTTTTCCGCAAAACGCATCGCGGCGATCTTTAATGGTCATGGTGCCCGGCGCGTCGTCAAAGGCATGCACCAACACCGGCACGTTCAAGTTGGCCCACCGCAGCGTGTTGGCCACGGCCCGCTCGTCGCCGAAGTTCGGCAGCGTCACCAGCACGCCGTCGAGCTTGTCGGAGTTGGCCCGAAACAAATCGGCGCACTTGCGGGCGTCTTCCAGCGACTCGACCGCGCCGAATTTGGTGGCGTCGGTCGGCAGCGCGACCACTTGCACATCTTGCGCCGCCAAAACTTTCATCACGGCTTCGCGCCCCGTGGCACACAAATGGTCGGGAAAGAAGCCTCGATTGCCAACAACCAAGCCCAATGTATTCATAATGCCGATACACTCCGCAGAGATTTACGTTCAGAGCGCGTCCTCAGCCGACAAGCTTCAGTACAGAGTCGCATTCAAATTGCCCGGAAAATTCGACGCTGTTCACCCCAAACGCCATTAGATTAACAAACCAACGAGCGTCTCACAACTGACGGGAATCGTGGATCGTGGGCCAATTTGAACATAGCCCGACTGTGTCAGTCGGGAAAAGCGGCTGTCGGAATTTCAAATTGTCCCACCACCGAATCATGCCGGTTTTACCGCAGCTCTAGCACCACGATTGCCTTCGCCGGCATCTCGACGGTTAAATTCTCGCCCTCGACTTTGGTCGCGCTGAATCCGGTGGGCTTCACTACATCAGGCTGATCAAACGTGTTGTGGTCGCTTAGCTTCGCCGACGTAAGCACCGTGCCCGAATTGACCGAGCTTCCATCCGGCACTTTTATCGTTACCGTTGTCCCGTGGTTCGCGTCCAAATTCACCAGCGAGATGTGAATTTTCCCGTCCGTGTCTTTGGAAGCCGTCGCATGGACGGCCGGCACTTTCTTCTCGTTCAACTCGTAATCCGCGGTTTTCACTTCCACCGGAATCAATGTCGCCCCCTGATGCACTTGGTACATGTCGAACACATGATACGTCGGCGTCAGGACCATTTTTTCGTTGTCGGTCAATATCATCGCCTGCAGCACATTCACCATTTGGGCAATGTTTGCCATCGAAATGCGGTCGGCGTGGGCCTGAAATAAATCCAAGTTCACGGCCGCCGTCAGCGCGTCGCGCAGCGTGTTCTGCTGATACAAAAAGCCCGGATTGCTGCCTGGCTCCACGTCGTACCAGTTCCCCCATTCGTCGACGACCAGGCCAATGCGCTTGCGCGGATCGTACCGATCCATAATGGCCGAGTGCTTGCTGAGCAGCTCTTCCATTTTGAACGCGCCCACCAGCGTCAAATGGTACGCCGCCTCATCAAAATCCGTGGCCGAGCCTTTGTGGTCCCAACTGCCGCTGGGCACCGTATAATAATGCAGCGAAATGCCCTGCATGAACTTCGCCGCATTTTTCATCAGCACTTCCGTCCAGTTGTAATCGCCGCTGTTGGGGCCGCCCGCCACGCGATAAATTTTGTTGGCCGGATCGTAATTTTTGATGAACGTGTTATAGCGGCGAAATTCGTCCGAATAATACTCCGGCGTCATGTTGCCGCCGCAACCCCACGATTCATTCCCTACTGCAAAGTATTTCAGCTTCCACGGTTTGTCGCGGCCATTTTTGCGCCGCAAGTTGGCCATCGGACTGTCGGCGTCGGAGGTCATGTATTCGACCCATTGCATCATTTCTTCCACGCTGCCGCTGCCCACGTTGCCGCAAATGTACGGCTGGCAGCCCACTTGCTCGCAAAAATCCATGAATTCGTGCGTGCCGAAGGCGTTGCTTTCCACCACGCCGCCCCAGTGGGTGTTGATCATTTTCGGCCTTTGGTCGCGCGGGCCAATGCCGTCTTTCCAATGATATTCGTCCGCGAAGCAGCCGCCCGGCCAACGCACCACCGGCACGTGGATGTTCTTCAGCGCCGCCACCACGTCGTTGCGAATGCCCCGGGTGTTGGGAATGGGCGAATCTTCGCCGACCCAAATGCCGCCGTAAATGCAGTGCCCCAAATGCTCCGCAAATTGTCCATAAATTTCCGGCGCGATGCGCGTTTTCGCCTGGTCCAAGTGCAGCGTCACCGTGGCTTGCAGCGCACCTTCGTCGCTTTGCGCCACGGCATCATTGCATGCACACACCAGCAGCACGGCGCCACTACAGACGGCTATCAGTCGCTTCGACATGAAATTCCTCCGAATGGAATAAACGCAGAATTAATTTTTCACTGAGCGGCGGTCGTGGAGGCCGTTTCGTCGCGAATCCACACGGCCGAATGGCCGGAGCGGTTGTTGCGGGCATAATTGGGTATGGCCAACAGCGGCGAACCGTCCGCCGCTTCCGCTTGAATGGCAACCACGCCGTTGAGCAGCTCGGGCTTCCACTCGGCCGTTAGCGGCGAACCTGTTTTCAGCGTCGGTAAGTTACGCCCCTCCATCCCCGGATTGTCGGGCTGTTCGAAATTGTAAACCAGCGGGCCATACTTTACCGCCACCCGGCCGCGATCCGCCGCCACTTTGTCGATGGCGGTCACACGCTGCGGCTTCATGGGCAACTCGAATTCTATTTTATCGCCCGGCTTCCATTGCCGGGTGATCACGGCGTATCCCTGCTCGATTTGCGGCTGCACGCTTTCGCCATTGACGGCCAACGAAACGAGGCCTGCAACCGCCGGCATGGCCTGATACAGTTCGCTCGTGGCGCGGTCAGGCACACGAATGCGGATCGAAAACTCTTTGCTTGCCTCAGGATTGACCGTGATGGCAACTCTGCCATCCCACGGATACCACGTCGATTGCACCACCTGCACCTTCGTGCCGGCCACGTTGGGCACGTCGACGGTGCTGCCGATGAATAAATTCACGTACAAACTGTCCGGGCTCGTGGCGTACATCCACGTCGGCAGCATCAGCAATGTCCGCGGGATGTTTCCGACACAGCAGGGACATTGGTGCCAAGGATAGCGGAAGCCCACCAAAGTCGCGTGGTATTGCCGATAGCTTTCGGCCGCTGCGGAGTGATCGTCGTCCGCCGGATAACGCGGATCGGGTGTGCCGGCCGTTTCCAATTCATTGGTGTAGCAAAAGTTTCTGCCGTCCAAATCTGTATCGCCCAAAATGGCGTTGTACAGCGTCTCCTCCATCAAGTCGGCATACTTCGCATCCTGGTACGTGAGATCCAATTTGTAGTTGAAGAACAACACGGCCGTGCCCGAGCACGATTCGCAGTAGGCGTTGTTGCGCAGCGAATAATCGGGGCCAAAGCCCTCGTCCCCTTTTTCCGCAGTTCCGATGCCGCCGGTAATGTAATACTTCTTGTTCACAATGTTGTCGCTCAGCGAGCACACCGCGCTTTGATAATCCAAGTCGTGCGTCATCATGGCAATATCTGCCATGCCGCTGTAAAAATATCCGGCCCGCACTGCATGACCGACGGCTTCGTACTGTTCGTAAGCCGGCAAATGGCTTTGATCGTACTGGCTGCCGCCGCGGCGCGAATCAATTAAAAACTTCGCCAGTTCCGTGTACTTATCCCCTTTGCCCACGCCTTCCACGTGATCGACCATCCGCGCAAACCGCACCAAAGCCTGTTCCATTTCCTGATGCCCGTCATACCACGCTTTTTTGGGCGGCGGCCCGATATTGTCGTACCAGCAGTCCGCTAATTTTTTCGCGGCATCGTACAGCCGCCGGTCCTGTCCGCCGGTCATGTTGTAGTGCGAAATGGCCGCTTCCAAAAAGTAGCCGGCAACGTATCCTTCGTGCTCGCCGCGCCCTTGCGGACTCCAATGCGGCGGCGCGAGATCCACATTACCCGTGCGACGGTTCAGCGTGCCCAATGTGAACCGCGACTGCAGATAACCGTCCGGTTCCTGGGCCGCCAGGATAATCGGAATCCACTCGTC
Coding sequences within:
- a CDS encoding L-fucose/L-arabinose isomerase family protein → MNTLGLVVGNRGFFPDHLCATGREAVMKVLAAQDVQVVALPTDATKFGAVESLEDARKCADLFRANSDKLDGVLVTLPNFGDERAVANTLRWANLNVPVLVHAFDDAPGTMTIKDRRDAFCGKMSACNNLRQYNIPYSLTGLHTIDPVRPEFADDVRRFTATCRVVKKFKNARVGAIGARPGAFNTVRYSEKILEHYGITCETLDLSEVLGWTRKLADDDAAVKEKMAAIKAYTNTANVPEGPLVKMAKLGVVIERWSNEQKLIGTAIQCWTALEEFYGVVPCTIMSMSSNSLIPSACETDITGLIGMLALTAAAGKPAALLDWNNNFGTDPNMGVVFHCSNLPKDFFSSQKMDYQEIIAGTVGKENTFGTIVGKIAPGPFTYCRVSTDDLTGKMRAYVGEGQFTDDKLNSFGGYGTFRVERLQELLQFICRNGFEHHVAATKVSVGEAVYDALTTYLKWDVYRHA
- the araD gene encoding L-ribulose-5-phosphate 4-epimerase AraD — translated: MAYDDLKRAVLNVNVALVKSGLVVLTWGNASGVDRKADGGRGVMAIKPSGVDYDKLKPEDIVIVSLARGKVIEGTKRPSSDTQTHLELYREFGNIGGIVHTHSFHATAYAQACVEIPCLGTTHADHFYGTVPVTRELTAEEIKTDYELNTGKVIAERFLKGGINPDEVPAVLVASHAPFVWGSTLQNALENAIALEYVAGMQVEAYQINAKAKAISQTLLDKHFLRKHGAAATYGQAEGK
- a CDS encoding beta-L-arabinofuranosidase domain-containing protein; this translates as MKGSTIRVAGGTVMAAGVIFIAAMFGRHLLSEQTALAQDGGRGRLPPLEDSNVDLVNLALVATPSTSYVSGDQNILAINDGANPRRSGEHYGNWPRGGTQWVEYTWPKPISTNKADVYWYVDGRGLHLPKACRLKYFNGSEFVDVLNAQGLGVDADVWNETTFDEITTDKIRLEFDAEGGRDISTGITEFRVFDSGKSPKFPPRVKAGPDRVVVLGAKTFLNGSSRAVDNSDTAQLAWSKTSGPGEVTFDDVHSPVTRAAFSALGDYTLTLSAGEGDLTSSDTLRVKVVPAADAAHLEPVYTTHYKLDSPLWNSRAKALIVNWIPHCYAEISDLNLKEGGIANLIEAGKKLRGEPAKPHVGYPFSNAWIYNTLESMCIAQMVDPNGDQEIVDAQKVMRAKIDEWIPIILAAQEPDGYLQSRFTLGTLNRRTGNVDLAPPHWSPQGRGEHEGYVAGYFLEAAISHYNMTGGQDRRLYDAAKKLADCWYDNIGPPPKKAWYDGHQEMEQALVRFARMVDHVEGVGKGDKYTELAKFLIDSRRGGSQYDQSHLPAYEQYEAVGHAVRAGYFYSGMADIAMMTHDLDYQSAVCSLSDNIVNKKYYITGGIGTAEKGDEGFGPDYSLRNNAYCESCSGTAVLFFNYKLDLTYQDAKYADLMEETLYNAILGDTDLDGRNFCYTNELETAGTPDPRYPADDDHSAAAESYRQYHATLVGFRYPWHQCPCCVGNIPRTLLMLPTWMYATSPDSLYVNLFIGSTVDVPNVAGTKVQVVQSTWYPWDGRVAITVNPEASKEFSIRIRVPDRATSELYQAMPAVAGLVSLAVNGESVQPQIEQGYAVITRQWKPGDKIEFELPMKPQRVTAIDKVAADRGRVAVKYGPLVYNFEQPDNPGMEGRNLPTLKTGSPLTAEWKPELLNGVVAIQAEAADGSPLLAIPNYARNNRSGHSAVWIRDETASTTAAQ
- a CDS encoding response regulator — translated: MSFLSRFVDLQISKQLRSSGVDVHRRARQIVAFTLALIIWAPVFSVLYFAVHLPTLAISILLAAGLGLINLGLMRRFGSVMLSGNLMTLILYVLLAYLSVRSGGINSPAAAWFAVIPVLSTMMLGYRNGIVWLAATLAIMPVLFLEQRSTWPVTLSLDNHQLSIWGVASAVGITLVIYSLTLIYEHLKDAAVNSLLIANRTKSEFLANMSHEIRTPLTAILGYTDLLIEQDAEEGQDSACRAEKMATIKCAGEHLLTVVNDILDLSKIEAGKVQVEEVECDLPNLLSEVDSLMRPRAIGKGLAFEVRLTTAVPCRIRTDPTRLRQILLNLAGNAVKFTEHGYVEITTAVAGQGAEALLHIDIRDTGLGMTPEQTSWLFTPFNQADNSVTRRFGGTGLGLAICRRLAQLMGGMIALQHTLPGVGSVFRVELPLRAAPDAPWTAALKHIQTLAAVPLAPHRLQGRVLLAEDGPDNQLLIAFYLRKAGMDIEFANNGRVALEMLERTESGLPGVPRYDLLLTDIQMPEMDGYTLARILRKRGSAIPIIALTAHAMEEDRKKCLEAGCDDFLTKPVNKIQLLSMCTHWIGCKSNAAKNRQPVN
- a CDS encoding ribulokinase — encoded protein: MPHYTIGLDYGTGSVRAVLVSTAGEEVAASVFDYPHGTGGVIINDRDPNLARQHPRDYEVGAEAAVKGVLKEGREKKGVKPEEIIGIGVDTTGSTPLPVDAQGMPLVYDKKFENDPAALAWLWKDHTSHAEAEEITSVGGKKHPEYLAKIGNRYSSEWFWAKILHCARVAPAVFDAAASWVEIADWIPAMLCGTLAPAKVKRGVCAAGHKAFFNARWGGYPDVEFLKALDPRLEKVRKSLPEKVYTVADAAGALSETWADRLGLKAGIPVAVGAFDVHLGAVGSGIAPGTLVKIMGTSTCDLAIVPTSEKIADVPGICGIVDGSVLPGYYGLEAGQSAVGDIFNWFVNVLQPGGTTGADHAKLSKAAAALRPGESGLLVLDWHNGNRTVLVDQRLTGLIVGLTLHSSPAEIYRALIEATAFGARVIMERYEEYGCPAKRIVNGGGIAAKNPVAMQIYADAMGRPLSVTRSQQTCALGSAIAGAVVAGKKAGGFDHFAEAITAMASPADRTFTPQPEAVAVYNKLYRLYRRLHDSFGVSGHSDALGDMMKELLAIRDAAKRG
- a CDS encoding alpha-N-arabinofuranosidase, which gives rise to MSKRLIAVCSGAVLLVCACNDAVAQSDEGALQATVTLHLDQAKTRIAPEIYGQFAEHLGHCIYGGIWVGEDSPIPNTRGIRNDVVAALKNIHVPVVRWPGGCFADEYHWKDGIGPRDQRPKMINTHWGGVVESNAFGTHEFMDFCEQVGCQPYICGNVGSGSVEEMMQWVEYMTSDADSPMANLRRKNGRDKPWKLKYFAVGNESWGCGGNMTPEYYSDEFRRYNTFIKNYDPANKIYRVAGGPNSGDYNWTEVLMKNAAKFMQGISLHYYTVPSGSWDHKGSATDFDEAAYHLTLVGAFKMEELLSKHSAIMDRYDPRKRIGLVVDEWGNWYDVEPGSNPGFLYQQNTLRDALTAAVNLDLFQAHADRISMANIAQMVNVLQAMILTDNEKMVLTPTYHVFDMYQVHQGATLIPVEVKTADYELNEKKVPAVHATASKDTDGKIHISLVNLDANHGTTVTIKVPDGSSVNSGTVLTSAKLSDHNTFDQPDVVKPTGFSATKVEGENLTVEMPAKAIVVLELR
- a CDS encoding VOC family protein, translated to MERALGIGGFFFRATDPDALSQWYLKHFGILPVPTSYGQPAWQQEAGETVFAPFPLDTKYFGNAKQSWMINFRVQNLDAMIAQLRAAGIDVEVDQEEYPNGRFARLSDPEDNPIQIWEPK